Genomic segment of Vallitalea longa:
GGAAGAATTTCAACTGCAGGTAATTTGGCTTTTCCTTATTCTCCTTCTGATTTTAAAGCTGGAGAAGTGTATGAATTCAGTATTTATCATATTGTGGAAGTAGATGATCCATATGAATTGTTCAAGATTGAATATGTCAATGTAAAGTAAAAGGTGAGGAGGGTTTAATATTATGAAAACTAAATTAAAAGATATTGCAGAAGTTATTAGAAGTAAAAATGCAGGTCCTTATGAATTGACTTTTGATATTATTTTCAAAGACTGGGATACATACCAAACAGCTTGTGATAAAAAAATTATTAATGAAGAAATTATTGCAAAGCTGTATCATATACCAGTAGAAGATGTCATCAATATAATAGAATTTAAACCAGCCAAAGCTATAAAGGCTACTATAGTTCGTCCAATGGCATCTGGAGAATTAGGAGAAACAGATGTTTATGGTGCACAGCAACATGCTCCTTTGGTTGATTTAGAGGTAGAATTATAATGTATTATTATATGTGAAAAAGACGACTCTAGTTGTGATAATATTTGCTGGATAAACCAAAAAATAGGGATTAAAAAACATATAAAAACTTAATAGTAAGATGAATCTTATTTAGCATTAATAATAGTATAAATATATTTAATAAGATTCATCTTTTGTCATGTAATTATATAGATTCTATCTAAAATATTTTTTACTGCTTTTATATTAAATTTATAATGTTATTAATTGAAAATCTGGTAATTATCAACTAGACAATATCTTGCTTTTATAAAAAAGTATTGACTTTTGACGAAATATATATTATTATAATTACAGAAAACCGGTTTACTGAAAAATATATAACATACCTTGCAAGATATAGACAACTAACTTCATTGTATACTTATCTTAAATTCATAACATAATTACAAATTGATTATAGGTAATATAATAGAATTTAGGAGGGATTTTTGTGAAAAAAAAGGTGTTTAGTACTTTATTATGTTTATGTATGATGTTTTCATTGACAACTTTTAATTTTAATGATGTATATGCTTATTCTAATGGTTCATATTATGAAAAAACAGCATATACCGCAACTGACTTATATGTTATAGATATCCAAAATATGACCTATGCAGAAAGAACTATGATTGCAACTTTACAAGGGATTGTTGCTAATAAGACATCATCACAAATATACATAATTGATTCGGATCCACATTTTACTGAAGATGCATACTTAAGATATTTGAATGATTTAGTAAGCAAAAAAGGAATAACTTATCAAGAAGTTAATAGTGCATGGGACTTAATTAATACATTCAGTCAATATATTGATGGATACATATTGTATCAAACAGGTACTGATTCCGTTAATGTTGCTAACTCCCTAGCAGGAATATTAGATGCAGTGGCTGTTGAAGTAAGTATTGAAACTACTGCACAGAATAATAGTTTAAGCCTAGTGCAAGATGTTACCGGTAAAACGGAATCATGGGTAGTAGATAACTATTGGAATCAGTTGAATCACAGTATTGTTATAGAAGCTAAAGAGGATGATGAACATTCAACCCACTTAAGAGATTTTGCAGCAATGAATAAAGCACTTGTTTTTTATGATGGAAATTCAAGTTTTAGAACATCAATAATGCAAAAGTTAGAACCTGATTCAGTCGTATTTGGATGGGGAGATACTAGTGGTGGTTCAGAAGAAGCTTTTATCTCTAATAGTTCCTATAATGGTGTAATGAGCATTCCTTCTGATTGGGCATTGAATTTATCAGTTCTAAGCGGATTTTCTGCAGGAACATATTCTCAAAATACTTCACAAGCTACTAATGAGGAAAATATCCATTATGTAACATTCTATGTATCTGATGGAGATAATTTACAATGGGCTCTAAACAGAGGAAATGAAGATGATTGGTGGGGGAGTCAGTCAAGAGGTAATTTTGGAATAGGATGGACAATGCCTCCTGGAATGATAGATTTAGCACCTAGTGTACTAGATTGGTATTATGAATCAGCAACTTCAAATGATAATTTTATTGTTGGACCTTCAGGTAATGGATTTATTTATCCAAAAGCATATCCAGCTAGCGAACTTGATTTACATACTCAGAGATTAAATGAGTATATGGGAAAATTGGATATGGGTATTGTAGCTGTCATTGGAAGAAATTCCTTTAATGATACTTCCATATGGGATAAATATACTATGCAGCCTAATATTGATGGTTTGTTCTATTACGAATGGACACAATATTTTGGAAGTCCTTATAATGGAGATATCATATGGTCTAATGGGAAACCTGTAATTTCAACTAGTGTGAAATTAGCAGATGGACTCTCATATGCTTACAACAAAGATCAAGTAGTAAATTACCTTAATAGTCAACCAACAAATCCTAATAATGAAAGTGGATATTCAATGATAGCAGTAGATGCATGGAATAATTATGATTTACCAGCAACATTACAATATATTGTTGATAGATTAGATTCTAATGTGAGGGTAGTTACTCCAGATGAATTTGTTAGATTGATTAAAGAGAACATTAATCTAACTGCACAATCTTTTGAATTATTAACTCCTTCAAATGGTGATACTTGGGTTTCAAGAACCAATACGACTTTTGATTGGGAAGATTCTTTTGAAGCTGATAGTTATCAAATTATTGTAGATAACGATAGTGATTTTTCTAGCCCTGAAATAAATGTTTCAGATATTATGACTAGTAACTACACTTCAACTATAACATTAGACAGAATGACAAAATATTATTGGAAAGTTATAGCAGTAGATGATAATGTCACTACTCAATGCAATGATATATTTACTTTTAATACCAGTTACTTCTAGTCAAATTAATATACTACACCTTATAGCTTAATAAATAGTATAATCGTTAAATATCATTTACATATACGCATAAGTGTGATATTATGGTATAGAAAACCGGTTCTCTAATGCGATTACAGTACTATTTTAAGGTAAAAGGTGGTTAAAGAATGAGTACAATCAATGATGTATCAAAATTAGCTGGAGTATCAAAATCAACTGTATCAAATGTATTTAACAATACAAAGTATGTAAGCGAAGAAATAAAAGATAGAGTTTTGAAGGCTGCAAAAGAATTAAACTATTATCCTAATAAATTGGCTACAAGTCTTGCTAATAAAAGAACTTATATGATAGGTTTGTTTTTAGAAAACCTAGGGGAATTTCGAAGTATGCATCATCAAATTATTGAAGGTGTTTCTATGAAATTAAATGAGTACAATTATAATGTAATCCTATATATTGATAGAGATAATGAAAAAATACCTAAAGGAACTAAGTTAAGAATAGAGCCTATAGATGGAGCAATTATTTTAGACCCAGAAATTGAAGATATTCGTATCAAAGACTTTGTTAGTTCGGGTACTCCAATAGTTTTAGTTGGAAAAGCTCCTAAATCATATGAAAATCTATGTAGCTTAGATATTGATAATATTGAAATTGCTTATAATGCCACTAAGATGTTATTACAAAATGGTCATAAAAAAATTGCATTTATCAATAGTAAACCTAATTTGACTATAACGTCTGATCGTTTAAAAGGATATATTAAAGCTCTATCAGAGAATCAAATTGATTTTGAACCTTCTTATATATATAACTGCGATAATACAATATTAAAGGCAAGGAAGTTAGCAAGTAGTATTCTAGAAAATGGTGAATTTAGCGCCATTATTACTGAATCTGATGTAGTGGCACTGGGGGTATATGAAGAAGCAAAAGATAAAGGTATTAATATACCTAATGATATTTCTGTTTTTGCATTAGGTGGTATGGATTATTTTTTAAATCCTGAAGTTAGTAGGGTGGTAGTAGATTATAAGAAATTAGGAGAAGCTGCAGCTAAACAAATTACTATGATTATAGATAATAAGCAACAGCTATCAAACATTGTTTTGAACGAATACAAAATTATTAAAACAGGTTCTATAGGACAAGTTTTAATATAAAAACATCTATAAAATATCATAAATCTAAGGTTTTAGGGAGGATATAAAATGTTTAATACTAAAAAATGGTTTACTCTTGTTATAAGTCTAATAATGATAATGAGTTTATTTACTGGATGTGGTTCAAAAGAAACAGTTTCAAATGAAGGATCCAAGAAAACAGATGGGAAAGTTAATGAACAAAAAGGAGATAATGAGAAACAAGTTAAACTTAGTATTTGGTGGGCAAGTCAAGATGAATTCAAGGAACCATTATTAGATGCAATTTCAGAGTATGAGGCTGAACATCCAAATATAAAAATCGAACCAGAATGGTTAGCTAGTTTTGATTACTATGATAATTATAAAGTTTCATTGGTAGGAAATACTGCACCTGATATTGTGAAAATTGATCATGTATTTGTTCAATCATTAGGTTATGATGATCAAATTCTAGATTTGGGTGAATTTGGTGCAAATGAAATCAGAGATAAATTTGTAGATGCAGCATGGAAAGCAAATATGTATAAAGACCATGTATATGCATTACCATTTGATGCTAATACACTAGCATTAATGTATAATGAAGATTTATTAGCTAAAGTAGGTAAGAAAGTTCCTACTACATATGAAGAATTAAAAGAAGTATCACTTGCAATTAATGATTTAGGTGAAGAGGGAGTATATGGATACACTGTTCCAGTCAATCCAAAAGAAAGCGGATTCTTATCTTTCCAATTTAGTTCATGGGTAGCTAGAAATGGTGGTTCTATCTTAAATGATGACTGGAGTGCAAGTACATTAGATAGCGAAGAAGCTGTCAATGCATTACAGCAAGTAGATGATTTACTTAGTTGCGGAGCAATACCACCAAATGTATATCTTGAAAATGAATTTTATGAAGGTAAGATTGGTTTACTGGAAATGGGATGTTGGAATATCAATAGACTTACAGCAGATGAAGCAGCTAATTTAAATGTTGCACCTTTAGTATCACTAAAAGACTCAGTTACAGGTTATGCTCCATTAGGATTATATAGTCTAGCAATAACGAAAGCAACAAAACATCAACAAGAAGCATATGATTTTTGTAAATTCTTAGCAACTAATAAAGATTTACAGTTGTCTTATGCTAAACAGACTAATCTAATGCCTTCATTAAAGGATTCACTAGAAGATGAAATGTTTAATACTCCAGAATGGAAAGTGTTCATTGAACAATTCAAAAATACTGTGTCAAGACCAGGAAGTCCAGCATGGCCTTCAATTGACAAACATCTTTCAAATGCAATTCAAAAAGTACTAACTGGTGTTGCAGAACCAGAAGAAGCATTAAAAGAAGCAAAAGAAAAGTGTGATGAAGAAATAAAAAATATTAAATAACAATAAGTTCAAATAATTGCATAAAATTATGGGTACAGTATCGTATTTTACTGTACCCTGTTTTGAAAGAAGGTTAATGATGAAAAGTATATCCATGAAAAAGATTGATAATAAGTATAGAAAGAGAAGAGTTAAATACAAGCAAGAAATCATAGCATACAAGATGCTTGCAATACCATTAATTCTTTGGGGAATATTTTTTGTGTTTGCATTATTTCGAGTTATTTATTTGAGTTTTACAGATTGGAATATATTTAAGGCTCCAAGTTTTGTTGGATTAGATAATTATATTCGTATTTTTACCAACGATGGAGCATTGTGGAAAGCATTTAGTAATACATTTATATGGACCGTGTGTACTGTCATAGGACACAATCTAATTGGACTTGGTACAGCTTATATGATTACCTGCATTTCTAAGGGTGAAAAATTCTTCCGAGCAGCTTTATTTTGGCCTATACTTGTTTCACAGGTTGTAGGAGCTACAATGATTGAATGGATATTTGATCCTAGTCCTTATGGATTTTTGAATACAATAATTGGACACTTTGGTCTAAAATCTGTAGCTTGGCTATCAGATCCAGATATGGCTTTAGTATCATTAATGCTTTATCCATTATTTTTAGGTTTTGGAATAAGGATGCTTATCTATTTAGCTGGTTTCAAACAAATACCTAAAGCTTTTTATGAAGCAGCTAAAATTGATGGAGCTAGTAACTGGACCATTTTTAAGAAAATTACTATTCCATTATTAAAACCAATTATTTTATTAAACATAGTCTATACAACAATAGAAAGTTTTAAGGTAATAGGTCCAATGCAGCTTGTTACGAATGGGGGACCTATAGGTAGTACTATGTCAGTTGTTCTAAGAATATATCAAGATGGTTTTGTTGAGAATAAAATGGGATATGCATCATCTATTGCGGTTATGTTTTTTATATTTATTCTAATTGTTACAATAATACAATTTAGATTTGAGGGGGAGACTGTGACTTATGAGTAAAGGTAAAAATAAAATCAGAAATACAATATTTTATATAATATTAAGTATCTTTGCATTTGTTCAATTGTTTCCTTTTTATCTTAGGATAGTTTATTCTTTACAACCCAAAGATTTTTTACCGGAAATAGGTAAAATATATTTATTACCTGAAGGATTTCATTTTGAAAATTATATTGAAGCTTGGAAAATGTCAAATCTAGGAGTAGGATATAAAAATAGTTTGATTTATGTAACGATTTTTACTATAGTAAGTGCATTTATTGCAATTTTAGTAGGTTATGTGATAGCTAAGAAAAAGTTTAGAGGAAGAAAAATAATATTTATCATGTTACTTTCCACTTTGATGGTACCTGCAGAAGTATTATTAATACCTAATTATATTTTGATACGAGATTTAAATCTATTAAATAAATTAGCGGCACTTATTATACCAGGGTTAGTTAATATTGTAGGAATATTTCTTGCTAAACAATTTTTAGAGACACTTCCGGATTCAATAATTGAATCTGCATACATAGATGGTGCTAGTGAAATGAAAATTTTCTTTAAGGTTGTGTTACCATTATCAGGACCAGTAATAGCTACATATTTTATTATAACGTATACTCAGATGTGGAATGATTATCTTTGGCCAATGATAGTTACTAACAAATCAGAAGTATTTACAGTTCAACTTTGTATGATGGGATTTCAGACTAATTTTCAGACAGGATATGATATGATCTTAGAATCTGCAGCATTAATTACGACCTTAGCTCCAATAGTTATTGTTTTCTTAATTTTCCAGAAAAAATTCGTTGAAGGAATCAGTATGACAGGAATAAAATAAAAAATCAGTTTAATTAAATATAAAGTAAAGTTTAATAAGATGGGAGTTAGTATAATTATGCCATATAATAAAAAGCAGATGTATGTCTATATTCAAAATGTGATTAAAAAAATAAATGAAGTTATGTATATAAAGGTGGCAGAATTAAATGCTGTTGCATGGGTTACTAGAGAACCAGTTCCATTTGAAGAACGATGTACTGGAGAAAAGAAACAAATTAATATGGGAGAGACTTGGGGTCAGCTGTGGGATTGTGGATGGTTCCATTTTACAGGTAAGGTTCCTAAATCCCAAGCTGGTAAGAAGGTTGTGTTATTGATAGATGTTAATGGTGAGGGTTGTGTTTTTGATAGAAAAGGATGTCCTATTAGAGGATTAACAAATATAAGTTCATATTTTGATTATACATTAGGAAAACCTGGTAAGCAGGTTGTCCAATTTTTAGAACATGCTGAAGGTGAAGAGAAAATTGATATATGGGTAGAAACAGGTTGCAATGATCTTTTTGGTAGATATAGTAAAAAAGGTACTTTAGAAGAAGCCTGTATTGCAGTTTGTAACAAACAAATGAGAGCTTTATATTATGATTTTGAAGTATTATATAATTTGATGTTACAGTTGCCAGATAGTGAATCAAGACACATGAGTATACTTTATAAATTAGATGAAGCTGCAAAAATCATGAAAAACTATACAGAAGAAGAAGCAGCTATAGCTAGAAAAATATTAATGAGTGAGTTAAATAAAAAAGGTGGTGATCCATCATTAACAATTAGTGCTATTGGTCATGCTCACATGGACCTTGCATGGCAATGGCCTATTAGAGAAACTATTAGAAAAGGAGCTAGAACTTTTTCAACAGTTTTGGAAATGATGGAACGTTATCCAGATTATATATTTGGAGCGAGTCAGCCTCAACTTTATATATGGATGAAAGAACACTATCCTAGTTTATATAGAAAAATAAAGGAAAAAATAAAAGAAGGACGTTGGGAAGTACAAGGGGCTATGTGGGTAGAACCAGATACGAATATATCAGGTGGAGAAGCATTAGTTAGGCAGGTTCTTTACGGTAAAAGGTTTTTTAGAGAAGAATTCAATAAAGACATGAAAAGCTTATGGCTTCCAGATGTTTTTGGATACACTGCTTCATTGCCTCAGATATTAAAAAAATCAGGTGTCGATTATTTTATGACAATTAAGTTATCATGGAGTGAAATCAACCAATTCCCTCATCATACGTTTAATTGGCAAGGTATAGATGGTACAAAAATATTATGTCATATGCCACCAGAAGGTACATATAATAGTTCTGCAAGTCCTCAAGCAATAAAAAAAACAGAATCACAATTCTTGGACAAAGGAGTTTCTGATCGTTGCCTTATGTTATTTGGAATAGGAGATGGGGGTGGAGGACCTGGAGCAGAGCATTTAGAGAGACTCAAAAGGGTTAAGAATCTTAATGGATTA
This window contains:
- a CDS encoding DUF4387 domain-containing protein — protein: MKTKLKDIAEVIRSKNAGPYELTFDIIFKDWDTYQTACDKKIINEEIIAKLYHIPVEDVINIIEFKPAKAIKATIVRPMASGELGETDVYGAQQHAPLVDLEVEL
- a CDS encoding GxGYxYP domain-containing protein; translated protein: MKKKVFSTLLCLCMMFSLTTFNFNDVYAYSNGSYYEKTAYTATDLYVIDIQNMTYAERTMIATLQGIVANKTSSQIYIIDSDPHFTEDAYLRYLNDLVSKKGITYQEVNSAWDLINTFSQYIDGYILYQTGTDSVNVANSLAGILDAVAVEVSIETTAQNNSLSLVQDVTGKTESWVVDNYWNQLNHSIVIEAKEDDEHSTHLRDFAAMNKALVFYDGNSSFRTSIMQKLEPDSVVFGWGDTSGGSEEAFISNSSYNGVMSIPSDWALNLSVLSGFSAGTYSQNTSQATNEENIHYVTFYVSDGDNLQWALNRGNEDDWWGSQSRGNFGIGWTMPPGMIDLAPSVLDWYYESATSNDNFIVGPSGNGFIYPKAYPASELDLHTQRLNEYMGKLDMGIVAVIGRNSFNDTSIWDKYTMQPNIDGLFYYEWTQYFGSPYNGDIIWSNGKPVISTSVKLADGLSYAYNKDQVVNYLNSQPTNPNNESGYSMIAVDAWNNYDLPATLQYIVDRLDSNVRVVTPDEFVRLIKENINLTAQSFELLTPSNGDTWVSRTNTTFDWEDSFEADSYQIIVDNDSDFSSPEINVSDIMTSNYTSTITLDRMTKYYWKVIAVDDNVTTQCNDIFTFNTSYF
- a CDS encoding LacI family DNA-binding transcriptional regulator — its product is MSTINDVSKLAGVSKSTVSNVFNNTKYVSEEIKDRVLKAAKELNYYPNKLATSLANKRTYMIGLFLENLGEFRSMHHQIIEGVSMKLNEYNYNVILYIDRDNEKIPKGTKLRIEPIDGAIILDPEIEDIRIKDFVSSGTPIVLVGKAPKSYENLCSLDIDNIEIAYNATKMLLQNGHKKIAFINSKPNLTITSDRLKGYIKALSENQIDFEPSYIYNCDNTILKARKLASSILENGEFSAIITESDVVALGVYEEAKDKGINIPNDISVFALGGMDYFLNPEVSRVVVDYKKLGEAAAKQITMIIDNKQQLSNIVLNEYKIIKTGSIGQVLI
- a CDS encoding sugar ABC transporter substrate-binding protein, whose protein sequence is MFNTKKWFTLVISLIMIMSLFTGCGSKETVSNEGSKKTDGKVNEQKGDNEKQVKLSIWWASQDEFKEPLLDAISEYEAEHPNIKIEPEWLASFDYYDNYKVSLVGNTAPDIVKIDHVFVQSLGYDDQILDLGEFGANEIRDKFVDAAWKANMYKDHVYALPFDANTLALMYNEDLLAKVGKKVPTTYEELKEVSLAINDLGEEGVYGYTVPVNPKESGFLSFQFSSWVARNGGSILNDDWSASTLDSEEAVNALQQVDDLLSCGAIPPNVYLENEFYEGKIGLLEMGCWNINRLTADEAANLNVAPLVSLKDSVTGYAPLGLYSLAITKATKHQQEAYDFCKFLATNKDLQLSYAKQTNLMPSLKDSLEDEMFNTPEWKVFIEQFKNTVSRPGSPAWPSIDKHLSNAIQKVLTGVAEPEEALKEAKEKCDEEIKNIK
- a CDS encoding carbohydrate ABC transporter permease translates to MKSISMKKIDNKYRKRRVKYKQEIIAYKMLAIPLILWGIFFVFALFRVIYLSFTDWNIFKAPSFVGLDNYIRIFTNDGALWKAFSNTFIWTVCTVIGHNLIGLGTAYMITCISKGEKFFRAALFWPILVSQVVGATMIEWIFDPSPYGFLNTIIGHFGLKSVAWLSDPDMALVSLMLYPLFLGFGIRMLIYLAGFKQIPKAFYEAAKIDGASNWTIFKKITIPLLKPIILLNIVYTTIESFKVIGPMQLVTNGGPIGSTMSVVLRIYQDGFVENKMGYASSIAVMFFIFILIVTIIQFRFEGETVTYE
- a CDS encoding carbohydrate ABC transporter permease — translated: MSKGKNKIRNTIFYIILSIFAFVQLFPFYLRIVYSLQPKDFLPEIGKIYLLPEGFHFENYIEAWKMSNLGVGYKNSLIYVTIFTIVSAFIAILVGYVIAKKKFRGRKIIFIMLLSTLMVPAEVLLIPNYILIRDLNLLNKLAALIIPGLVNIVGIFLAKQFLETLPDSIIESAYIDGASEMKIFFKVVLPLSGPVIATYFIITYTQMWNDYLWPMIVTNKSEVFTVQLCMMGFQTNFQTGYDMILESAALITTLAPIVIVFLIFQKKFVEGISMTGIK